A part of Novipirellula artificiosorum genomic DNA contains:
- a CDS encoding DEAD/DEAH box helicase produces MNQLDPSPTSFSDLPLADAVQQAVEKSGYDTPSAIQSAVIPLLLDGRDVIGQAQTGTGKTAAFALPILSRLDPSQTTVQVLVLTPTRELAIQVAKSFSTYGAFMERLSVAAIYGGQDYEPQLKQLRRGVQIVVGTPGRVIDHIKRGSLVVNSLNCLVLDEADEMLNMGFLEDVQFVLNETPADTQIALFSATLPEPIRRIANKHLKQPECVQIQQKTMTADNIRQRALYVTPREKPELLMRLLEAEETDGVIVFTKTKEATTTLADQLTRWGYAAAALNGDMPQGLRERTVEKLKSGHLDVLVATDVAARGLDVSRISHVINFDAPFDNESYIHRIGRTGRAGRSGEAILLLSRGQTGRLRSIERLTRQAIEIVSPPSTEQINLKRVNAFKAKITETIGQRDVSFFKELINDYATETGQPIEMVAAALADICQNGRPLLLKDAPKTKRSKDRDFDSRRDFSADRQDRFSDGHRGGNRRSGPVREGMQRFRVEVGHVDGLKPGNLVGAIANEAGIAGQCIGPIDIQNHYTTVDLPEGMPNDVFETLRRTWVVGKPLNIRGFDEKSSHGGKRKPFAGKGGSKRFGKKSQGGPVAIKPGKKKGKKSGKRKAAAIAAS; encoded by the coding sequence ATGAATCAGCTGGACCCCAGCCCCACTTCGTTTTCGGACCTGCCACTCGCGGACGCCGTTCAACAAGCCGTCGAGAAGTCAGGGTACGACACCCCTTCAGCGATCCAATCGGCGGTCATTCCGCTGCTGTTGGATGGGCGTGATGTGATTGGCCAAGCCCAGACCGGGACCGGCAAGACCGCCGCCTTCGCTTTGCCGATTCTGTCGCGACTTGATCCGAGCCAAACCACGGTCCAAGTACTGGTGCTGACTCCGACGCGTGAGCTTGCAATCCAAGTCGCAAAGTCGTTTTCTACCTATGGCGCCTTTATGGAACGACTGTCGGTTGCCGCGATTTATGGTGGTCAAGATTATGAGCCTCAACTGAAACAACTTCGTCGTGGTGTTCAGATCGTCGTTGGCACACCTGGTCGGGTGATTGACCACATCAAACGGGGCTCTTTGGTCGTCAACTCGCTGAATTGTCTCGTTCTCGATGAAGCCGACGAGATGTTGAACATGGGGTTCCTTGAAGATGTGCAATTCGTCCTGAACGAGACGCCGGCTGACACCCAGATTGCGCTGTTCTCGGCCACGCTTCCGGAACCGATTCGGCGGATCGCGAACAAACACTTGAAGCAGCCTGAGTGCGTTCAGATTCAACAAAAGACCATGACGGCTGATAACATCCGTCAACGAGCGCTGTATGTGACGCCACGCGAGAAACCGGAACTGCTGATGCGGTTGCTCGAAGCGGAGGAAACAGACGGCGTGATTGTGTTTACCAAGACAAAAGAAGCAACAACGACATTGGCGGATCAGTTGACCCGCTGGGGATACGCTGCGGCTGCCCTCAATGGTGATATGCCTCAGGGACTGCGCGAGCGAACGGTTGAGAAGTTAAAGTCTGGTCATCTCGACGTCTTGGTTGCAACCGATGTCGCGGCTCGCGGGCTCGATGTCTCGCGAATCAGTCATGTGATCAATTTTGATGCCCCCTTCGATAACGAATCGTACATCCACCGAATCGGTCGAACGGGTCGGGCTGGACGAAGTGGAGAAGCGATCTTGTTGTTGTCGCGGGGACAAACCGGACGTTTGCGATCCATCGAGCGATTGACGCGGCAAGCGATTGAAATCGTCAGCCCTCCATCGACCGAGCAGATCAACCTGAAACGCGTCAACGCATTCAAGGCAAAGATCACGGAGACGATTGGACAGCGCGATGTGTCGTTTTTCAAGGAACTGATCAACGATTACGCGACGGAAACGGGACAGCCCATCGAGATGGTGGCCGCCGCATTGGCTGACATTTGTCAGAATGGTCGACCGCTTCTACTCAAGGACGCGCCAAAAACCAAACGATCAAAGGATCGTGACTTTGATAGTCGCCGTGATTTCTCTGCAGATCGGCAGGATCGGTTTAGCGACGGGCACCGAGGTGGCAACCGACGGAGCGGTCCGGTGCGTGAAGGGATGCAACGATTCCGTGTCGAGGTGGGACACGTCGATGGGTTGAAGCCAGGTAATTTGGTTGGTGCCATTGCGAACGAAGCGGGCATCGCCGGCCAATGCATTGGCCCGATTGATATCCAAAACCACTATACGACGGTCGACCTTCCAGAGGGCATGCCGAACGATGTCTTCGAAACGCTTCGCCGCACCTGGGTCGTAGGCAAACCGCTGAATATCCGCGGATTCGACGAAAAGTCGTCACATGGCGGCAAGCGGAAACCGTTTGCTGGAAAAGGCGGCTCGAAACGATTTGGGAAGAAGTCGCAAGGTGGTCCCGTGGCAATCAAGCCGGGGAAGAAGAAGGGAAAAAAATCTGGGAAACGCAAAGCCGCAGCCATCGCAGCCTCTTAG
- a CDS encoding FKBP-type peptidyl-prolyl cis-trans isomerase: protein MKRFLIFLLLLVSGCGSNATGPNRIDPDAATEFTTTESGLKYRILRKSDGPKPKATDQVVVDYAGWLDDGSEFDSSYSRREPATFQLNGVVAGWTEGVQLIGEKGMIELEIPPELGYGDQGTGRIPPGATLHFKIELLDIR, encoded by the coding sequence ATGAAACGCTTCCTTATCTTCCTCCTGCTGCTCGTCTCTGGATGCGGCAGCAATGCAACCGGACCCAATCGAATCGATCCAGACGCGGCGACCGAATTCACAACAACCGAATCAGGACTGAAATACCGAATTCTTCGGAAATCGGATGGGCCAAAACCCAAAGCGACCGATCAGGTCGTCGTCGATTACGCTGGTTGGCTTGACGACGGTTCGGAATTCGACAGTTCTTACAGCCGACGGGAACCGGCCACGTTTCAACTCAATGGAGTCGTTGCGGGGTGGACCGAAGGGGTCCAATTGATCGGCGAAAAAGGAATGATCGAGTTGGAAATCCCGCCGGAACTCGGCTACGGAGACCAGGGTACAGGACGCATCCCACCTGGTGCCACGCTGCATTTTAAAATCGAACTATTGGATATTCGTTAG
- the ppc gene encoding phosphoenolpyruvate carboxylase, translating to MPTSRHDDRLRDEIAFLGEMLGDTIRQIAGDHAFEQLERLRKLSWERRTGASEAERRMAELIASLDQDTLRVVIRGFSVFLDLLNLSEDRQRVRVLRNRARDSFPEPRSESIRKAVVEWKALGKSPTEVQQLIDQLRVELVFTAHPTEAKRRSVREKLRRMRELLSDYDRDQLPTERARTERQIRGEIAKLWQTDFIRPWRPSVMQEVGRGLSFKPVLWNEVPQIMHEIRKSLTLSYGEAVKVHEPCLTFGSWIGGDRDGHPGVTAEVTRETFEWLRHAAFEFHLAACDELSNSLSLSQRQVKFAATLSDAIQSAINKWPHFETLLAAIPPGELCRRWLAVIRWRLQQTQALTLDESPCDEHDDADSATSADDAKFGSYDSPAALSADLDVLLDAIHHCPSGLYVADEVQMWHDRIATFGFHLAKLDVRQDSRQYAEVMNEILRVTGICESAEHLEESERQQVLRDSLKQQVPLEMQALSSQACETLELFRLLHRVVDDFGPDALGGHVISMTRWPSDVLTVLWLWEHTGESDQMVPAEGEYCLPIIPLFETIDDLQRAPEILSGMLRIDAYRSQVRRQNDHQTVMLGYSDSTKDGGYLSACWSLQKAQQQLVKIAEAEGVQLTFFHGRGGSLGRGGGPTARSILSLPSGTFGGSLRLTEQGEVLADRYDDAAIAHRHLEQVLWSSLVSSGRAVANEREQWSDTMEQLAEASFNHYRELVQQPDFVAFFRRATPVSGIEQLPIGSRPSRRRGGNSLSDLRAIPWVFSWTQCRLLIPAWYGLGWAVGVMAQEQAAAEWLKSMYQDWPFFRATIDNAELALAKTDLGIARQYEKLADDTESLREIAELISDEFVRSRDAVYMLTGKQELLDSTPWLKESIRVRNRYIDPLNMIQVELLRRSREFDEEDTGEDAEEIRHLTRLTINGLASGMRTSG from the coding sequence GTGCCGACTTCAAGACATGATGACCGATTAAGAGACGAAATCGCCTTTCTGGGTGAGATGCTTGGTGACACCATTCGCCAAATCGCGGGAGATCACGCTTTTGAGCAACTCGAAAGATTGCGGAAGCTGTCCTGGGAACGACGCACCGGGGCCAGCGAGGCGGAACGTCGGATGGCCGAGTTGATTGCGTCCCTTGACCAGGATACCCTCCGCGTTGTGATTCGTGGGTTCAGCGTTTTCTTGGACTTGTTGAATCTTTCTGAAGACCGACAGCGAGTTCGAGTACTCCGCAATCGTGCTCGCGACAGCTTTCCAGAACCGCGAAGTGAGTCGATTCGCAAAGCAGTCGTCGAGTGGAAGGCGTTGGGAAAGTCGCCGACCGAGGTACAGCAGTTAATCGATCAACTGCGAGTCGAGCTTGTATTCACGGCGCACCCAACCGAAGCAAAACGACGCAGCGTTCGCGAAAAATTGCGGCGAATGCGTGAACTGCTCTCCGACTATGATCGCGACCAATTGCCAACCGAGCGGGCGCGAACAGAACGCCAAATTCGTGGGGAAATTGCCAAGCTTTGGCAAACCGACTTCATCCGACCGTGGCGTCCATCGGTCATGCAAGAGGTTGGTCGCGGGTTGTCCTTCAAACCGGTCCTTTGGAATGAAGTCCCTCAGATCATGCACGAGATCCGCAAGTCGCTTACTTTGAGCTATGGAGAAGCCGTCAAGGTGCACGAACCTTGCTTGACGTTTGGCTCTTGGATCGGTGGCGACCGCGACGGGCACCCGGGGGTCACGGCAGAGGTAACACGGGAAACCTTCGAATGGCTCCGGCATGCCGCGTTTGAGTTCCATTTAGCTGCTTGCGATGAGCTCTCTAACTCGCTCAGCCTCTCCCAGCGACAGGTAAAATTTGCGGCAACGTTGTCTGATGCGATTCAGTCGGCAATCAACAAGTGGCCGCATTTCGAAACGTTGCTTGCCGCAATCCCCCCCGGCGAACTGTGTCGCCGATGGCTGGCGGTCATCCGATGGCGATTGCAGCAGACCCAAGCGCTGACGCTTGACGAGAGCCCCTGCGATGAACACGACGACGCTGATTCTGCGACGAGTGCCGATGATGCGAAGTTCGGTTCCTACGATTCGCCAGCGGCGTTGTCGGCCGATCTGGACGTTCTGCTTGATGCGATCCATCATTGCCCCAGTGGTTTGTATGTTGCGGATGAGGTGCAAATGTGGCACGACCGTATCGCGACCTTCGGTTTCCATTTGGCAAAGCTCGACGTGCGTCAAGACTCCCGTCAATATGCGGAAGTCATGAACGAGATTCTGCGGGTCACAGGCATTTGTGAATCTGCCGAGCATCTTGAGGAGAGTGAGCGTCAACAGGTGTTGCGAGACTCATTGAAGCAACAGGTCCCTCTTGAGATGCAAGCGTTGTCCTCACAAGCTTGCGAAACGCTTGAATTGTTTCGGCTATTGCACCGGGTTGTCGACGATTTCGGTCCAGATGCTCTCGGAGGCCACGTGATTAGCATGACGCGTTGGCCGAGTGACGTGTTGACCGTGCTGTGGTTGTGGGAGCATACCGGCGAATCGGACCAAATGGTTCCGGCGGAGGGGGAGTACTGTTTGCCGATCATTCCTCTGTTCGAGACGATCGATGATCTGCAGAGAGCTCCAGAGATTCTCTCAGGGATGCTTCGTATCGATGCGTATCGCAGCCAGGTTCGTCGACAGAATGATCACCAAACGGTCATGCTTGGCTACTCGGATAGCACCAAAGACGGCGGTTATCTGTCCGCATGCTGGTCGCTTCAGAAAGCGCAGCAGCAACTGGTTAAAATCGCCGAAGCCGAGGGAGTTCAATTGACATTCTTCCATGGCCGGGGGGGATCCCTTGGCCGGGGTGGCGGACCGACCGCGCGCAGTATCTTGTCGTTACCATCGGGAACGTTTGGCGGATCGCTGCGGTTGACCGAGCAAGGGGAAGTCCTGGCAGATCGGTACGACGACGCTGCGATTGCTCACCGACATCTCGAGCAGGTACTTTGGTCCTCGCTTGTTTCCAGCGGGCGAGCGGTGGCGAATGAACGCGAACAATGGAGCGACACGATGGAACAGCTAGCCGAGGCATCGTTCAATCACTATCGCGAATTGGTTCAACAACCTGATTTCGTCGCCTTCTTTCGTCGAGCAACTCCGGTTTCGGGGATCGAGCAATTACCGATTGGCTCGCGTCCCTCACGTCGCCGCGGCGGGAACAGCTTGAGTGATTTGCGGGCGATCCCGTGGGTATTTTCCTGGACACAGTGCCGGTTATTGATTCCGGCATGGTATGGACTTGGTTGGGCGGTCGGAGTGATGGCGCAAGAACAGGCTGCTGCCGAATGGCTGAAATCGATGTACCAGGATTGGCCGTTTTTCCGCGCGACAATCGACAATGCGGAATTGGCGTTGGCAAAGACAGACCTTGGTATCGCGCGCCAATATGAAAAGTTGGCCGATGATACGGAGTCCTTGAGAGAAATTGCGGAGTTAATTTCCGACGAGTTTGTTCGCTCGCGAGACGCCGTCTACATGTTGACAGGCAAGCAAGAATTGCTCGATAGTACACCCTGGTTAAAAGAGTCCATTCGAGTTCGTAACCGTTACATCGATCCGCTGAACATGATTCAGGTCGAGTTGCTGCGTCGGTCGCGTGAGTTTGATGAAGAAGACACAGGGGAAGACGCAGAGGAGATCCGGCATTTGACACGGTTGACCATCAATGGTTTGGCCTCAGGAATGCGAACCAGTGGATAA
- a CDS encoding ATP-binding cassette domain-containing protein — protein sequence MSEPNDLTNLQEETVFQALLRVGACLGISIERSKIDLGDIASDDQQAHTMDLLVRGAKHLGVSLKEVRLARAAEAYSLIAEGYPLLLVRPNGSFDVFERLSGRNVEVSHIGQEVTTSTLARQEIRSLVTNEVQGRVFVAKSELECDSLSDATDPGLPHAHSESHHGHGHGHLSPLSRFLSLLKLDARDIWTVVLFAFVAGVLGLAIPLAVESLVNIVSWGTYLQPLVVVALMLLGCLGLAGVLRILQTLLVEIIQCRQFVRIVGDLSHRFPRVNQQALEGEYPREMANRLFDIMTIQKATAVLLLDGISIVLTTFVGLLLLAFYHPFLLGFDVVLLISMISITWVLGRGGIRTAIDESIVKYKVVHWLQDVIASPAAFKVNGGEELAIERANRLTTEYLNARKSQFRVVIRQVIFAIGLQIVASSVLLGLGGWLVIQEQLTLGQLVASELVVTTVVGAFAKAGKSLEKYYDLMAGIDKVGHLLDLPVDPRYELSSPPDGPVEVRWDELHFKDATSSLHIPAAEIEAGNRVAIMGDDLPRKSWLARSLAGLTEPHQGFVQVAGFEAKQAALAGEGRWVGYAGRPEIFHSTLQQNVDLGRLGIGHNRIREVMQQLGLWNVVIRLPEGLQTMLQTDGYPLAKNHVAQLILARAMVGQPRLLVVDGLLDDLNPDARESAWTALNAPDAPWTLVLVTNQQDIAKRCDSQLFVRSS from the coding sequence ATGTCCGAACCCAACGATCTCACGAACCTGCAAGAAGAAACCGTCTTTCAGGCCTTATTGCGAGTCGGAGCCTGCTTAGGCATTTCCATTGAACGAAGTAAGATTGACCTCGGCGATATTGCTTCAGACGACCAGCAGGCTCACACGATGGACTTGTTGGTTCGTGGCGCAAAGCATTTGGGGGTTTCACTCAAGGAAGTGCGATTAGCTCGAGCTGCGGAAGCGTACAGTTTGATTGCCGAGGGCTATCCACTGCTTCTCGTCAGGCCGAATGGTTCGTTTGATGTGTTCGAGCGGTTGTCGGGCCGCAACGTTGAGGTCAGCCATATTGGGCAAGAGGTGACGACATCGACGCTGGCGAGACAGGAGATTCGCTCGCTTGTGACAAACGAAGTTCAAGGAAGAGTTTTTGTCGCGAAGAGCGAGTTGGAGTGTGATTCGCTTTCTGACGCGACCGATCCTGGATTACCGCATGCGCACAGCGAATCCCATCATGGTCATGGTCATGGTCATTTATCCCCTTTGAGCCGCTTCCTCTCGTTGTTGAAACTCGACGCTCGCGACATCTGGACGGTGGTGCTTTTTGCATTTGTCGCAGGCGTGCTGGGGCTTGCCATTCCTTTGGCCGTCGAATCGCTGGTCAACATCGTCAGCTGGGGGACGTACCTACAACCGTTGGTCGTCGTGGCACTGATGCTACTTGGTTGTTTGGGTTTAGCAGGTGTCTTGCGGATCTTGCAGACCCTGCTTGTGGAGATCATCCAGTGTCGGCAATTCGTCCGTATTGTCGGCGACTTGTCGCACCGTTTTCCACGCGTGAATCAGCAGGCTTTGGAAGGTGAGTATCCTCGAGAGATGGCAAATCGCTTGTTCGACATCATGACGATTCAGAAAGCGACCGCCGTCTTGTTGCTCGATGGCATTTCGATCGTGCTCACCACCTTCGTCGGACTGCTGCTTCTGGCGTTTTACCATCCGTTTCTGTTGGGATTTGATGTTGTGCTGCTGATTAGCATGATTTCAATCACGTGGGTTCTTGGCCGCGGCGGGATTCGGACCGCGATCGATGAGTCAATCGTCAAGTATAAAGTCGTGCATTGGTTGCAAGACGTGATCGCATCTCCGGCTGCGTTTAAGGTCAACGGGGGGGAAGAACTTGCAATTGAGCGAGCCAATCGTTTGACCACGGAGTACCTCAATGCACGCAAGAGTCAATTTCGCGTGGTCATTCGACAAGTGATCTTTGCGATTGGATTGCAAATTGTGGCCTCGAGTGTGTTGCTGGGACTTGGGGGATGGTTGGTCATTCAAGAGCAATTGACGCTTGGCCAATTGGTTGCCAGCGAATTGGTCGTCACAACGGTGGTAGGTGCATTCGCGAAAGCAGGGAAATCGCTTGAGAAGTACTACGACTTGATGGCCGGGATCGATAAAGTCGGCCATCTGCTTGATCTCCCCGTCGACCCGCGTTACGAACTCAGTTCGCCGCCCGACGGGCCTGTCGAGGTTCGCTGGGACGAGCTCCACTTCAAGGACGCAACGAGTTCGCTCCACATCCCAGCTGCGGAAATTGAAGCGGGGAACCGTGTTGCGATTATGGGTGATGATTTGCCCAGGAAATCATGGTTGGCTCGGTCACTTGCGGGATTAACCGAGCCGCATCAGGGGTTCGTCCAAGTCGCTGGCTTCGAGGCGAAACAAGCAGCACTTGCGGGCGAAGGCCGTTGGGTCGGTTATGCTGGACGCCCTGAAATCTTCCATTCGACTTTGCAGCAGAATGTGGATTTGGGGCGTCTTGGAATCGGCCACAATCGGATTCGTGAGGTAATGCAGCAATTGGGTCTATGGAACGTCGTGATCCGGTTGCCGGAGGGCTTGCAAACGATGCTGCAAACCGACGGTTACCCCTTGGCAAAGAATCACGTGGCCCAATTGATCCTCGCTCGCGCGATGGTTGGCCAGCCTCGATTGCTGGTGGTTGACGGCCTACTTGACGATTTGAATCCCGATGCGAGAGAGTCCGCTTGGACGGCGCTCAACGCGCCCGATGCGCCGTGGACCCTTGTGCTGGTGACCAACCAACAAGACATTGCAAAGCGATGCGATTCACAGCTTTTCGTCAGATCGAGTTAA
- a CDS encoding HlyD family secretion protein yields MKNASELSTDFPALQLVRAGRFIRFFARLTFVMLVVAIVAMVFAPWRQTARGVGTVVALDPQDRPQPVLSPAKGVVSYVKPGLREGSYVEKGELLLRLTPFAEGAVLQLDTQIAMIESKISAAESMLAVAEQATELQQSSGESLTRSLNQDYQAANKKWDQAKNEVIALQAELTDKRNQLRIAEEVASRGLVSREELFSKRQTVEAQQAKVLKAEGAVEEAYATLMSKEEEIESKKRDIDIKNRSANQKVLENLQKLRTTEKELIDLENKRAEYDRLDVQAPRAGFIQQWFGLEGSDTIKEGDQLFVIVPDTTDLAVEMRISGNDLPLIHEGDRVRIQFEGWPAVQFVGWPSVAIGTFGGKVNRVFPTDDGKGNFRVVVTPDLGEEGEKGWPDDRYLRQGVRANGWVLLKQVPLGYEIWRQLNGFPPTIADKEPEKSKDKAGTVKMPKL; encoded by the coding sequence ATGAAAAACGCATCTGAACTTTCGACTGATTTTCCCGCACTTCAACTGGTGCGAGCAGGACGCTTCATTCGCTTTTTTGCGAGATTGACCTTCGTGATGTTGGTCGTGGCGATCGTTGCAATGGTCTTTGCACCCTGGCGTCAAACGGCTCGCGGTGTTGGCACCGTGGTCGCGTTGGATCCTCAAGACCGACCCCAACCCGTATTGAGTCCAGCCAAGGGAGTCGTCAGTTACGTCAAACCCGGTTTGCGCGAAGGCAGTTATGTTGAAAAGGGTGAATTGTTGCTCCGATTGACGCCGTTTGCAGAAGGCGCCGTGCTGCAACTCGATACCCAAATCGCAATGATTGAATCGAAAATCTCCGCCGCGGAATCGATGCTGGCGGTTGCGGAACAGGCAACAGAATTGCAACAGAGTAGCGGCGAAAGCCTGACTCGATCTTTGAATCAAGATTACCAGGCGGCCAACAAAAAATGGGACCAAGCCAAAAACGAGGTCATTGCGCTGCAGGCAGAGCTGACCGATAAACGCAACCAACTCAGGATCGCAGAAGAGGTTGCGTCGAGAGGTCTGGTATCACGCGAAGAGTTGTTTTCGAAACGGCAGACGGTCGAAGCTCAGCAGGCAAAAGTTCTTAAGGCCGAAGGGGCTGTCGAAGAAGCGTACGCGACCTTGATGTCAAAGGAAGAGGAGATTGAATCGAAGAAACGCGATATCGATATCAAAAACCGAAGTGCCAATCAGAAGGTGTTGGAGAATCTCCAAAAACTGCGAACCACTGAAAAAGAACTCATCGATCTCGAAAACAAACGCGCAGAATACGACCGATTGGATGTCCAAGCGCCTCGCGCCGGATTTATTCAGCAGTGGTTTGGCTTGGAAGGCAGTGACACGATCAAGGAAGGAGACCAGCTGTTTGTGATTGTTCCCGATACGACGGATTTGGCAGTCGAGATGCGAATTAGCGGCAACGATTTGCCGCTCATTCACGAGGGAGACCGGGTAAGAATACAGTTTGAGGGGTGGCCGGCTGTCCAGTTTGTGGGTTGGCCTTCGGTTGCGATCGGGACTTTCGGCGGAAAAGTCAACCGAGTTTTCCCAACTGATGATGGCAAAGGAAATTTTCGAGTTGTTGTGACTCCTGACTTGGGCGAAGAAGGGGAGAAAGGATGGCCGGATGACCGATACCTCCGACAAGGCGTGCGCGCTAATGGATGGGTGCTACTGAAACAGGTTCCGCTTGGTTACGAAATATGGCGTCAGCTAAACGGGTTTCCTCCAACAATTGCCGACAAGGAACCAGAAAAATCGAAGGACAAGGCTGGCACAGTAAAGATGCCCAAGCTCTGA
- a CDS encoding TolC family protein, whose product MSHLRLSSVAALVWVFVSGALPVVQAQVLDEVPRDVTVSEFFVLLQSESELSETAERRDPSVPMQNGVTIQMVEADPLESPAESDEASRDSANGDRLTLADVVASLYRAYPEIARARQQPIVATGELTQAYGSFDTKLYGNTISEPLGNYENYRNGIGVARQTWWGSYLAAGYRIGRGHFQPWYKERQTDEAGEFKLAFVHPLLQGRAIDTNRLAVFQASLARQAADPIIQQAILDTSRDAMGIYWQWVAAGAVLEAQRELLQIAEKRGKQFEAGFEADKFAEIDLILNQQLIAERRAKVLETEQKYRQIAFKLSLYLRDEMGQPMVPSDNWLPDHFPETQLPESNFDQDLAAALMRRPEPQLLQLELRGVELERRVACNDLLPRVDFIAEASQDIGKAATKSDDKSEFELVIGLQGEMPIQRRKARGKIQSTTAKMVQINEKLRLQRDKIGAELMTAYNALVLAKQMVEQNEISLRAAFETLDRYRFAFDRGKIDLIYLNLLESKANETEIKLVEAQQFWFAALADMQAALGLDPLDQAMAVSALPDSTRPGPGDLPKPKNLEETQLQKDWELHSKAAE is encoded by the coding sequence ATGTCGCATCTGCGTCTAAGCAGCGTTGCTGCGTTGGTGTGGGTTTTCGTCAGCGGCGCGCTGCCCGTGGTGCAGGCTCAGGTGCTCGATGAAGTTCCTCGCGACGTCACGGTTTCTGAGTTTTTTGTTTTGCTGCAAAGCGAGTCGGAACTTTCGGAAACGGCCGAGAGGAGAGATCCGTCCGTCCCAATGCAGAATGGCGTCACGATCCAAATGGTCGAAGCCGATCCGTTAGAGTCGCCGGCGGAGTCAGACGAAGCGTCTCGCGACTCTGCCAACGGGGACCGATTGACCCTCGCCGATGTCGTGGCCAGTTTGTATCGCGCCTATCCCGAAATCGCTCGCGCTCGGCAACAGCCTATTGTCGCAACGGGCGAACTGACGCAAGCCTATGGCAGTTTCGATACCAAGCTATACGGGAATACGATTTCTGAGCCTCTGGGGAACTACGAGAACTACCGAAATGGCATTGGTGTCGCTCGGCAAACGTGGTGGGGCAGTTATCTGGCAGCGGGATATCGAATTGGACGTGGTCATTTCCAGCCTTGGTACAAAGAACGCCAAACCGATGAAGCGGGTGAGTTCAAACTCGCTTTCGTCCATCCCTTGCTTCAAGGTCGAGCGATCGACACGAATCGGCTTGCGGTCTTCCAAGCCTCGTTGGCTCGGCAAGCTGCTGACCCCATCATCCAACAAGCGATACTCGACACGTCTCGCGACGCCATGGGAATCTACTGGCAATGGGTTGCTGCCGGTGCCGTGCTGGAAGCCCAACGCGAGTTGTTGCAAATCGCTGAAAAACGCGGCAAACAGTTTGAGGCAGGCTTTGAGGCAGACAAATTTGCCGAGATTGATCTCATTCTCAACCAACAACTGATTGCGGAACGACGAGCAAAGGTTCTAGAAACGGAGCAGAAATACCGTCAAATCGCCTTCAAGCTCTCGCTGTACTTGCGCGATGAGATGGGGCAACCGATGGTCCCCAGCGACAATTGGCTTCCTGATCACTTTCCCGAAACCCAATTGCCCGAATCAAATTTTGACCAAGACCTTGCCGCTGCACTGATGCGACGGCCTGAGCCACAGCTGCTGCAATTGGAACTGCGCGGCGTTGAACTGGAGCGTCGTGTGGCTTGCAATGACCTCCTGCCAAGGGTGGATTTCATCGCGGAGGCTTCGCAGGACATCGGCAAGGCAGCAACCAAATCGGACGATAAGAGCGAGTTTGAATTGGTGATTGGTTTACAGGGAGAAATGCCGATTCAACGTCGTAAAGCCCGTGGCAAGATTCAATCCACGACGGCAAAGATGGTCCAGATCAATGAGAAACTGCGGCTTCAGCGGGATAAAATCGGGGCTGAATTGATGACAGCCTACAACGCATTGGTGTTGGCAAAGCAAATGGTTGAACAGAACGAGATCTCTCTGCGTGCAGCATTCGAAACGCTTGATCGCTACCGTTTTGCGTTCGATCGAGGGAAGATCGATCTGATCTATCTGAACTTGCTGGAATCCAAGGCGAATGAAACCGAGATCAAATTGGTGGAAGCGCAACAGTTCTGGTTTGCCGCGCTTGCTGACATGCAAGCAGCGTTAGGCCTCGATCCTCTCGATCAAGCCATGGCTGTTTCCGCGCTGCCTGATTCCACACGGCCCGGCCCAGGCGATTTACCCAAGCCAAAGAACCTGGAAGAAACGCAACTTCAAAAGGATTGGGAACTCCACTCGAAAGCAGCGGAATAA